The Treponema sp. Marseille-Q3903 genomic interval CTTTCGGAATTCAACACGTGGAAACAGCAGATTAAGAGCCAGCTCGAAGATTCCAAACAGATTTTTAGCGATGAGCTCGAAACGTTTAATAATTCTTCAAAAATAAAAGTTGAAGAGGCAGGCAATGAATTGCTCAAAAAAATGAACGTTTATTCCGAAATTATCTCGAAGCAGCATGATGAGCTTGAAGATAAACTCGTCGATTTGCAAAATAAAGCTGATATTTCCGTCCATTCTTTTGAAAAGCGTTCAGCTGAAATTTCTTCCGACATCGAGAAGATGTACAATCAGATGCTCGCTGAAACAGAAAAGAAAGTTCGGGAACAAAACGACAGCGCAGATTCAAAGATGGCTGAAATTCGCGCTGCGCAATCAAACTTTGTGCTCAAAATGCAAGATGATTCAAACTTGCTGCAAACTCATTTGAGCGAAATTGAAAAAGAGATTCAAGAAGTCAAGAACAATATTCAAGTGTTCGAAAAGGCAGACAAGATGAAGCGCCAGCTTGAAGATAATATTCAGACATTAAACAATTCGTTCTCTAAAGTTTCTACGTTCTCCGACACGGCAGACAAGATGAATTCTCAATACAGCTCAATCCTAAAACTGAACGAGGAGATAAACCGTCAGGTGAACAACATTGAAGCTCAAAAAGGGCGGGTAGTAACTCTTGAGCAGCAATTCAGCAGAATGATTGCTCTTTCAAACACGATTGATGAGAGAATCGCCTCATTGAACACTACAAAAGACGATTTGCAGGCGATGGAAGTTACAGTGCGAAATTATAACGACAAACTCCAGTATATTTCTGAGCAGTACGACCGCCTCGATAAAAAAGATGAAGTTGTAAACAGAATCAAGAGCGATGTTGATTCTCAGTTTGAAAAACTTAAGGAACTTGAGCAGCGGCTTGTGAACTGCAACAGGCAGGCTGTTTCTTTGCCGAACGAAATTAAAGAAGTTCAGGCAAATGTCGATAAAATTTTAAATAACGGTCCAAAAATCACAGATGCAATCGGGCGCCTTGAAAGCCTCGACGTATTGATTGCCGATACTGAAAAACGAATAGACGCTTTGAACTCCGTTCAGTCAGGAATTAAAAAGACAGAACTCGATTTGCAAGGGCTTTCACGCGATGTCGACAATAAGTTTAAAGTTCTTCATCAGATGACAAAGCAGGATATGGAAAAAAATCCTGCACAACGTGGACACACGCTCAATCCTCAGATAAACGACAGCGTCCGCCAGCTCAAACGACAGGGTTGGTCGATTTCCGACATAGCACATAATTTGAATCTTACAGAAAACGAAGTTGATCTGATTCTTCAGCTGCCTGAGTAAGCAGACAGACAACTTCCGCTTCAACAGCTTCAGAAGTGCCGACCGGTGGGAGTTTCTCGCCGGTTTTTGCTTTAACGAAAACTTTGTCAGAATCTATTTGGAGAATATTCGCAACTGAATCGATCACTTTTTGACGGTAAGAAAGAAATTTTGGTTTTTCGAGCTTTATCACGCAGTCAATGTTGTTTATCTCCCATCCGCAAGAGCGAACGTCTTTCATCACTGTGCGAAGCAGCTCCGCAGAATCAGCATTTTTCCATTTGTCGTCTTCCGGTGGAAAATATGAACCGATATCACCAAGCCCTGCAGCTCCAAGGACGGCATCTGTGATGGCGTGGAGCAAGACATCTCCATCTGAATGACCGTCTTCTCCTTTTTCAAATGGAATTTCAACGCCGCCGATGATGAACTTTCGGTTTTCAACGAGTCTGTGTATGTCTGTGCCGAGCCCAATCCTAATCATTTTTTTGCTCCGAGTTTTTCAATGTCTGATTGATATGTTATTTTTATGTTGCCATAGTCACCTTCGACAACTTTTACTTTTCCGCAATAAACGCCCCATATTTCAGTGTCGTCTGTGTATTCTTTTTTTTCGAGGGTAGCTTTTTTATGCGCTTCAAAAAGTTTTTTAAATTCAAAGCACTGTGGGGTTTGAACCGCTACAAGCATATTTCTTTGAAGGTGAGCCGCTATAAATCCGTTTTCATCTATCTGTTTTTGAGTGTCTGTAGGTGTGATGCCCGGAACTGAAGCCCCATTTTCAAATGCAGCTTTGATACAGCGCAGAATCACGTTTTGAGTCACAAAAGGGCGTGCTCCGTCGTGGATGAGGACAATCTCAGGGCTATTTTTTATCTTGGTCAAAGCGTTGAAGACAGATGACTGACGCGTTTTTCCACCTTCGACGTAATCTATAGTTATGTGATTTTTTTTTGAAAGCGTGTTTAAAAGTTTTTTTGTATGTTTGTCACATTCGACAGCGTTTCGGCTTTGCTCAATCTTGCCCTCAGGACATGTGATGATAAAATCGGTAATAGAAAAGTCGTTCAACGTTGTATTTAAAAAAATTGAAACACAGTTCGAAAGAACTGTGCCATCATCTAACGGAAGGTATTCTTTTTTCGTATTACCGCCGATTCTTGTTGAAGAACCTGCTGCGGTAATCACAATAGCGATTTTAGAATTCTCCATCGTCATCGTCGTCAAAATCTTCGTCGGCTTTGTCTAAAGACGAATCATCTGCTCCGTTTTCATCATCGTCATCGGAATTTTCCGATTTTCCTGAATCAGAATAGTCGTTCATCAAATCATCGTCTTCGTCATCTTCAAGGATGTTTGTGTGTTTGATTTTGAGGACAGATCCAGGCGGCTCAAGTTTTGTGTGAATCTCGGCTTCTATTTCTTTTGCAGTTTTTCCGAGTGCGTAAGAGATTTCATCTTCAAGAAGTTTTTTTGCATTGTCGTAAAGCTTTCGCTCAAGGATAGGAAGCTCTTTGACTTTGCTTCTGTTGTAAAGGCAGCGGACAATCTTTGCAATATCTTTTACCGTTCCTTTTTTGAGCAAGTCGAGGTTCATCTGATATCTAAGTTTCCAGTCGGAAGTTGGTGTTTCAAAAGATTCCGAAAGGAGATTTAGAGCTTCTTCGGCATTTTCCTTAGATGCAATCTCGCGAATCCCAAGGTTTTCTGCGTTGTCAATCGGAACCATGACCATCATGTCAGACGCTTCAATATAAATCTTAAAATAGTTTACGGTTTTTTCATTAAAAGTTTTATCAAAAATTTCTTTAACGATGCCAACTCCATGGCTTGGGTAAACGACTTTCTGGTTAATTTCGAATTGTGTGTTCATATTTAGATATAATATATCATAAAAAAAGGAAAAATTCAATTTTAATCATTTTGCGACAAGATGGATTTGATATTTGACATTTCTTCCGTAAGGATATAAAAATATTACTCAGGAGGTAGTTATTGGATGCTAAGATTATAAATGCGTTTTTAACAGAAGGAATGAACACTTTTGAAGCGATGTTTGGAATTAAGGCGACTCCTAAAGAAGCCCACTTACTAGAAGTGCATGCAGGGCATCCTTGGGAAGTTTCAGGATTGCTCGGAATCACCGGAATGTACAAAGGAATCATTGCTTTTAGGCTTCACAAAATCCTTGCAAGTAAAATGCTTGAGCTTTCAGGCATTGCATGCCGTCCGGAAGATTTTGACGATATGGCGCTGGAACTTGTAAGTGAATTTACAAATATCATTTCGGGGCATGCTGTCAGCGTAATAAAAAACTACGAACTTGATATTTCTCCGCCATTGACAGTTATAGGACAAAATCATCAGATTTCATGGCCTAAAAGTTATCCTATTATTGCAATCCCTTTTGTAACGAAGTTCGGACCTTTTGAAGTTGACGTCTGCTTTAAGTAATTCGCTGGTTTTAGTAACTTCCCGATTTTTTTTCCGCATGACGATACATTGCAAGCTGCCTGAAAATAACGTTATGCTGATATCATTCTTTTACACCGCCGATCGTCATACCGACTACAAAATGTTTTTGCACAAATGGATATACGACAAGAATCGGCAATGTCGCAATAATCGTTATTGAAGAACGGATGCTGACAGGAGTTACCATTGAACTTGCGGAACCTGCTGCTGCAGCTATTGCCATTGCGTTTGAATCGGCGGCGGAGTTGCTCTGTCCTTGACTTGCTTGAAGATAGGACATCAGCACGTACTGCAAAGAATGAAGTTTTACTTTTGGAGAACAGTATAAATATGTGTCAAACCAGCTGTTCCATGCTCCTACGGCAACAAAAAGGCATGTCATCGCAATTGAAGGTACTATCAAAGGCATGATAATGCTCAGAAAAATCTTAAGCTCGTTAGCTCCGTCTATTCTTGCAGACTCAACAAAACTGTCTGGGAGTCCGTTGATGTAAGTGCGGATCAAGATAAAATTGAATACGTCTACAAGGTTCGGAATTATGTAAACTGCGTAGTTGTTTATCATGTGAAGTTTTTTGATAAGCATATATCCGGGAATCAAACCTGCGTTTATGTACATTGCTATTACGATGATTGTCGTAAGAGTTCGTTTGATTAAAAACTCTTTTCGGCTGAGTGCATAGGCGAGCATAGCCGTACAGAACACATTCAAAACAGTCTGAAGGACAGTCCTTGTCAATGAGATTATCCCGGCATTGAAAATTGCGTCTGTTACAAAAAGCGCTTTATAATTCTGCCATGTAAACTTGCGAGGGAAAAATGTTATTCCACCAGAGAGTGAATCAAGCCCGTCGTTAAAAGAGACTGCGATTGTGTTCCAAAATGGATACACAGTTACAATTACAACAACAGCGAGCGTGATTAAAATAATCGTATCAAAAATTATGTTTCCGATTCTTGTTTTTTGTTTTGCAGCTGAATAGTCTGTTGGTTTATCTTTTTTGTCCATCATATTAATCTCTCCTCTCCGCTTCTTTTAGCAATTCCGTTTGCAACAAGCAGAAGCATGATATTTACTGCATTTTTAAAGATACCGGCAGCAGTTGCAAGCGAAAAGTTGAACAGTTTGAAACCGTATTTCAACACGTAGATGTCGATAGTTTCTGCAACATCTTGAATCATGCCGTTTTGCAGCAAATACGGCATTTCAAAGTTTGCGTCGAGGATGTGTCCGGCAGACATAATCATCATTATAACGATTGTTGGTTTTATTCCCGGCAAAGTGATGTGCATGATTTTTCTAAGCCTTCCGCAGCCGTCAATCTGTGCCGCTTCGTAAAGGCAAGGGTCAATCGCAGTCATCGCACCAAGATAGACTATTGTGTTCCAGCCTACCTCTTTCCATACATAAGTCCAACCTATGATGTGCCAGAAGTATTTAGGAACTGAAAGCCACTGTACAGGTTGCTTTATAAAACCAGACGTCAGCAATATATTATTTAAAACACCGTCTTCTACGTTGAGGACGTTTGCAACTAACCCACACACTATTATCCAAGATAAAAAATGCGGAAGGTAAGAAACTGTCTGAACAAAGCGTTTGATTCCAACAATACGCACTTCATTGAGAAATACTGCAATCAAAATTGCGGTTATGTAGCCGAGCGCTGTGCTTATAAGGCTCATACCTACAGTGTTTCTCAAAGATAGAAGAAATTCTGGGCTCTTAAAAAGTTCAAAAAACCATTTAAACCCGACCCATGTCTGTGCAAGAAATGATTTTGCCGGTTTGTAGTTCTGAAAAGCCATTGTCCAGCCCCAAAGAGGGATATATCTGAACAAAATTATGTAGAGGACAAACGGAACCGACATAAAAATCAGTGCTTTTTGTTTTCCGAGAATCTTCCACTTGTTTTTTTTATTTGTAAGCTGAGTTGCAGGAACTGAGCCTGCAAGTTTTTTATTTTCCATAAAGTACCTGTTCTTAAGAAATAAAAAAAGTCCACAAAAAAATATCTGTGGACTTTTTTTGAGTCGCATAAATGCGAGTCAAATCAGTGATACAGACTCAGATCAACTGTCCAGAACTTTTAGTTTTTAGACAGTTTTTTTTATTTTTCACCACCAAAGTTCTTAACGCGGGCATCAAGTTCGCCCTGCATGAATTTGTTGTATACTTCTGTGAGAGGACGAATCTGTTTTACATATTCATCCCAAGTCTTGTCGAAGTCTTCAGGTTTCCCCATAATCATTCGTGGAAGATATTTTCTTTGGATAGTTTCAATGCCTGTCATAGCAACTGCAGCGTTGTGCTCAAGTCCGTCGTTTTCCGCAGATGGGTTACACTGCCACATCGGGTACCATCCGGCGTTCTTTGGAGGATTTGGATCTACGAGAGCCGCATAAGAAGATACACCATAAGCTTTCCAAAGTTCTATATCTTCAGGTTTGTTGACAAGTTCAAATTCCCATGGAAGGTCATTCATGCTTGTAGCGAATCCGTCTGAGTAAGAGCCTTCGATTTTTGGAGCCTCAAAGTTCCAAATGTCTGCTTTGTTTTTTAGAATCCAGTTTGGATCGTTCTGCTCGTCTCTCTGAGCCTGTGTTCTTGAAGGTCGTCCCTGAGCGTCTTTTTGCCAGTCGATTCCTTCTTGTCCCCAGTAAAGAACTTTCTGATTTTCATCTTTGAGCATTTCGTCCATAAATTTCAAGATTTCAATAGTTTTTTTCTGACCGCATTTTGTTGTAAATCCGTAACCTCTCTGAAAATTAGGAAGTGGCTGATCTCGGTAGTATGGTTTTATTGACTTATCAAATGTTACAGGAAGTGGAGCATAAGTTCTCTCGTACATACCAGAAGTCTTGAGAGTCTGTTCCGGCTCCCCTTGAAACTGCCATCCCTGAATGAACATACCAAGCACACGTCCTTGAGCAATTTTAGCGTAGTACTGGTCGCGGTTGTCTGTAAAAGACGCAGGGTCAATCAATCCTTTCTGATAGTAACCGTTAGCAAGTTTGTACCATCTCTTTGCGTTTGCGTCTGAGAAGTTGTCTGTAAATTTGTAACCTTTGCCATCCTTTGTAATGTGACCATTTCCATCGTTAGGATATCCAGCCAAGAAAGCTGGCGGATTCCAAAGATTGAATGCTTCCCAGTCAGCTGTGATGATAGAGAATGGAATTGTTTTTGCGCCGTTGATCGTTGGATATTTTTTAGCATATTTTTCAAGAAGGTCGAAGTATTGGTCTACTGTTTTGATTACAGGATATCCGAATTCTTTGAGAACACACTTTTGAATCCAGAAAGCATTCTGATTATATAAAGTACTTTGATTAATGCCATCGATTACTCCGAAGTTTGGAAGTGAGTACAAGTGCTCTTTTATTATGTTTCCCTGAGAATCTTTTTCGGAATCCATGTAAACCATCTGCTTCCATGCCGATTTGTAGTGTCTCATGATGTTTGGACAATGTTTTTCTACCAATGGCTTAATATCTATAAGACATCCAGCTCCCTGAAATTTTTCAGAATCAACTTCTACTAAGTCTGGAAGGTCTCCTGAAGCAATAAGTACGCCTATCTTCTGGTCTTTGTCACCAACCAAAATATCCCAAGAGAAAGTCACACCAAAATTCTCTTCAATCCATTTGTAAATTCTGTTGTTTTTAGGTGGTTGCTGTTTTTGCTGTATCGTAAATACAGAAATTTCCATTTTCTTAGAGTTTTTTGCTTTTTTTGCAAAAACTAGAGTTGAAAGCAATGCCACAATCGCAATTACAGCAATTACTCGCTTTTTCATAAGATCCTCCTTTGTTATACCACTCGAAAAACTTCACGTTATTCTAGAAAAATTTTATGGCAATCGGTGGCATTGATAAAATCACCTCAAGCCAATTCAGGTTAAACGTTTAATCTGTGGTTTAGTAAATGATAAGTCTGGTATTTCATAAAAAAAACACCGATATTATCATTAAATTTATAATATATTCTTTTTTTTGTAGATTTCTATTTGTTCAAGATTTATACTACAAACAGAATGAATGAAAATTATGAATTTATAAACCGCGGAACGGGCAGCTTTCCTGTAAATATTTATGAGCTGCATGTAAGTTCAAGTAAATCTCATCATCACCTTGAGCATGAAATATTATATGTTGCAGAGGGGAGTGTTGAATTTGGGGTTGAAGGAAAAAACATTTCTGTTCAGCAGGGGTATGCGATATTTATATATCCAGAGACAGAGCATTGTATAAAACGAATTCCTGATAATAAAAATAATTGCATTGTTTTAAAATTTGACATTTCATCGCTTGGTGACAGAGGTGAGCCGTGCCGTGATTTTTTTTCTAATATTCGAGTAAAAAGGTTTTTGCATCTTCCTGATGTTATTCTTGAAAAAATGTGTCACACGGCAAAAATGAGCGCAAAATATGTCCCAGGATACGAGATAATTGTGAAAGCTCTTTTGTTTACAATAATCTCTCACATAATTGAATCAAACCAGTACGAAGTTGTCTCGCTCCGAAAAGAGAATACAAAGTACTCCGTATCGGCGATTGACTCTGCAATAGATTACATTCACATACATTACAATGAAAATATATCTCTTGACGATGTTCTTTCTGTAACAAATTACAGCAAAAGTCATTTTTTGCGGATCTTTAAAGACGTGACCCAAAGCACTGTAAACGAGTACATCACAAAATACAGGATTGAAAAAGCGTGTATAGATTTAATATATTCTAAAAAAAATATAACTGAAATTGCTTCTGAACACGGATACAACAATATTCAATATTTTTCTCGAAGATTCAAAGAATATATGAACTGTACTCCAAAGCAGTATCAAGAAAAAGGGCGAAAACTCGTAGCTCAGCCCAGATGATTTTTTATGCCAATTTTATTTATTCTATTTGCAAAAATTAATTCAGCGCGAATCCTTTGAAATGATGTGTTCCGCTTCCTTTAAAAGTAAAGTATAGTTCTCCAACTCCATCTGGAATGCTTATGTCTGATGTGTAAGTTTTCCAGATATTAGTTCCAACTGGAGTGATTGTAGCAAGAATAGGTCCGTCCCATTTAGTCCTTATTTCGTATTTTCCGTAAACGTAACCGCGAGTTGTGATCGAAACAGATTTTACATCCTTGAAATCAAAATATTTAAACCCAAATGTGTAGCCGTCCTGAACATTTGCTATATGCCCTAGAATCCGGTCTCCGTCCTTTCCGTCTTGAGTGATTTGCGGCGCGTCGTACTTCATGTAGACGCAGGGGCTGTCGTTGTTGAAAATATTGCACGCGATGTAAGCTGGATATTCGCCTTTGCCTTCAAGAGGACCTCCGTTTAGTCCGCATGATGTGATCAAAACCTGTGGAATCTTTCCGTCCGGCATCACTTTTATTTTTTCAGCGCATCCCTGACGGTTGAACCAGTTTCCGTTCGTGTGGCGGTGATAGAAAATATAATATTCGCCGTTTATCAGTTCAA includes:
- a CDS encoding carbohydrate ABC transporter permease, which translates into the protein MMDKKDKPTDYSAAKQKTRIGNIIFDTIILITLAVVVIVTVYPFWNTIAVSFNDGLDSLSGGITFFPRKFTWQNYKALFVTDAIFNAGIISLTRTVLQTVLNVFCTAMLAYALSRKEFLIKRTLTTIIVIAMYINAGLIPGYMLIKKLHMINNYAVYIIPNLVDVFNFILIRTYINGLPDSFVESARIDGANELKIFLSIIMPLIVPSIAMTCLFVAVGAWNSWFDTYLYCSPKVKLHSLQYVLMSYLQASQGQSNSAADSNAMAIAAAAGSASSMVTPVSIRSSITIIATLPILVVYPFVQKHFVVGMTIGGVKE
- the ispD gene encoding 2-C-methyl-D-erythritol 4-phosphate cytidylyltransferase, yielding MENSKIAIVITAAGSSTRIGGNTKKEYLPLDDGTVLSNCVSIFLNTTLNDFSITDFIITCPEGKIEQSRNAVECDKHTKKLLNTLSKKNHITIDYVEGGKTRQSSVFNALTKIKNSPEIVLIHDGARPFVTQNVILRCIKAAFENGASVPGITPTDTQKQIDENGFIAAHLQRNMLVAVQTPQCFEFKKLFEAHKKATLEKKEYTDDTEIWGVYCGKVKVVEGDYGNIKITYQSDIEKLGAKK
- a CDS encoding AraC family transcriptional regulator, whose protein sequence is MNENYEFINRGTGSFPVNIYELHVSSSKSHHHLEHEILYVAEGSVEFGVEGKNISVQQGYAIFIYPETEHCIKRIPDNKNNCIVLKFDISSLGDRGEPCRDFFSNIRVKRFLHLPDVILEKMCHTAKMSAKYVPGYEIIVKALLFTIISHIIESNQYEVVSLRKENTKYSVSAIDSAIDYIHIHYNENISLDDVLSVTNYSKSHFLRIFKDVTQSTVNEYITKYRIEKACIDLIYSKKNITEIASEHGYNNIQYFSRRFKEYMNCTPKQYQEKGRKLVAQPR
- a CDS encoding sugar ABC transporter substrate-binding protein; protein product: MKKRVIAVIAIVALLSTLVFAKKAKNSKKMEISVFTIQQKQQPPKNNRIYKWIEENFGVTFSWDILVGDKDQKIGVLIASGDLPDLVEVDSEKFQGAGCLIDIKPLVEKHCPNIMRHYKSAWKQMVYMDSEKDSQGNIIKEHLYSLPNFGVIDGINQSTLYNQNAFWIQKCVLKEFGYPVIKTVDQYFDLLEKYAKKYPTINGAKTIPFSIITADWEAFNLWNPPAFLAGYPNDGNGHITKDGKGYKFTDNFSDANAKRWYKLANGYYQKGLIDPASFTDNRDQYYAKIAQGRVLGMFIQGWQFQGEPEQTLKTSGMYERTYAPLPVTFDKSIKPYYRDQPLPNFQRGYGFTTKCGQKKTIEILKFMDEMLKDENQKVLYWGQEGIDWQKDAQGRPSRTQAQRDEQNDPNWILKNKADIWNFEAPKIEGSYSDGFATSMNDLPWEFELVNKPEDIELWKAYGVSSYAALVDPNPPKNAGWYPMWQCNPSAENDGLEHNAAVAMTGIETIQRKYLPRMIMGKPEDFDKTWDEYVKQIRPLTEVYNKFMQGELDARVKNFGGEK
- a CDS encoding sugar ABC transporter permease; amino-acid sequence: MENKKLAGSVPATQLTNKKNKWKILGKQKALIFMSVPFVLYIILFRYIPLWGWTMAFQNYKPAKSFLAQTWVGFKWFFELFKSPEFLLSLRNTVGMSLISTALGYITAILIAVFLNEVRIVGIKRFVQTVSYLPHFLSWIIVCGLVANVLNVEDGVLNNILLTSGFIKQPVQWLSVPKYFWHIIGWTYVWKEVGWNTIVYLGAMTAIDPCLYEAAQIDGCGRLRKIMHITLPGIKPTIVIMMIMSAGHILDANFEMPYLLQNGMIQDVAETIDIYVLKYGFKLFNFSLATAAGIFKNAVNIMLLLVANGIAKRSGEERLI
- a CDS encoding CarD family transcriptional regulator, with product MNTQFEINQKVVYPSHGVGIVKEIFDKTFNEKTVNYFKIYIEASDMMVMVPIDNAENLGIREIASKENAEEALNLLSESFETPTSDWKLRYQMNLDLLKKGTVKDIAKIVRCLYNRSKVKELPILERKLYDNAKKLLEDEISYALGKTAKEIEAEIHTKLEPPGSVLKIKHTNILEDDEDDDLMNDYSDSGKSENSDDDDENGADDSSLDKADEDFDDDDDGEF
- the ispF gene encoding 2-C-methyl-D-erythritol 2,4-cyclodiphosphate synthase yields the protein MIRIGLGTDIHRLVENRKFIIGGVEIPFEKGEDGHSDGDVLLHAITDAVLGAAGLGDIGSYFPPEDDKWKNADSAELLRTVMKDVRSCGWEINNIDCVIKLEKPKFLSYRQKVIDSVANILQIDSDKVFVKAKTGEKLPPVGTSEAVEAEVVCLLTQAAEESDQLRFL
- a CDS encoding chemotaxis protein CheX, whose translation is MDAKIINAFLTEGMNTFEAMFGIKATPKEAHLLEVHAGHPWEVSGLLGITGMYKGIIAFRLHKILASKMLELSGIACRPEDFDDMALELVSEFTNIISGHAVSVIKNYELDISPPLTVIGQNHQISWPKSYPIIAIPFVTKFGPFEVDVCFK